In Ktedonobacteraceae bacterium, a genomic segment contains:
- a CDS encoding acetyl-CoA C-acetyltransferase encodes MQDIYIIDGARTPFGVLQGSLSDVSAIDLGVIAARGAIERSRVNPQQIDQVVMGNVIQTSKDAIYFARHVALKAGLPIETPALTVNRLCGSGLQAIVSAAQMLQLGEGQIALAGGAENMTQSPHVIRGARNGFKLGQAPQLEDSLWEALIDSYVGCGMAITAENLAEKYGLTREQVDAYALRSQTAARRAQQAGLLAEEIVSVTVKDRKGNPVQITQDEGIRDTSMEALAKLPSRFRQGGVVTPGNASGINDAGAAVILATGDAVQQHNLKPIARLISWGVVGVPPEIMGIGPAPAIRQALKRADLSLSDLDRVEVNEAFSPQYLAVEKELGLDRDKTNVNGGAISIGHPLAASGARLVLTLMYELRRHHLKYGAASLCIGGGQGIAAVIENVA; translated from the coding sequence ATGCAGGATATTTATATCATTGATGGAGCCAGAACTCCATTTGGCGTATTGCAAGGCTCCCTTTCCGATGTCAGTGCTATCGACCTTGGTGTCATCGCTGCCAGGGGAGCTATCGAACGCAGCCGAGTAAATCCCCAACAGATCGATCAAGTAGTAATGGGTAACGTCATTCAGACCAGCAAGGATGCCATCTATTTTGCGCGCCATGTCGCGCTGAAAGCCGGATTACCCATTGAAACTCCGGCGCTCACCGTGAATCGCCTGTGCGGGTCTGGCCTCCAGGCCATCGTCAGCGCCGCCCAGATGCTGCAATTGGGCGAGGGCCAGATTGCCCTTGCTGGCGGCGCAGAAAATATGACACAATCCCCCCACGTTATTCGTGGAGCGCGCAACGGTTTCAAACTTGGGCAGGCACCGCAACTGGAGGATAGCCTGTGGGAGGCTCTCATAGACAGCTATGTCGGCTGCGGTATGGCAATCACAGCCGAAAATCTCGCCGAAAAATATGGCCTGACGCGAGAACAGGTGGACGCGTATGCCTTACGTAGTCAGACTGCCGCTCGTCGCGCCCAGCAGGCCGGCTTGCTGGCCGAAGAGATTGTGTCCGTCACAGTCAAGGACCGCAAGGGCAATCCCGTTCAGATCACGCAGGACGAGGGCATTCGTGACACCTCCATGGAGGCCCTGGCGAAACTGCCATCCCGATTCCGCCAGGGTGGCGTCGTCACCCCCGGCAATGCCAGCGGCATCAACGACGCGGGAGCAGCCGTGATTCTAGCAACGGGCGACGCAGTGCAGCAACATAACCTGAAGCCCATCGCTCGCCTGATCTCCTGGGGTGTTGTCGGCGTTCCACCCGAAATCATGGGCATTGGACCAGCTCCGGCCATTCGCCAGGCACTTAAACGTGCCGATTTGAGCCTTTCCGACCTGGACCGTGTCGAGGTCAACGAGGCATTCTCCCCGCAATACCTGGCCGTCGAAAAAGAACTTGGCCTGGATCGCGACAAGACCAATGTCAACGGCGGCGCGATCTCCATCGGTCATCCCCTGGCAGCCAGCGGCGCGCGCCTGGTACTGACCCTGATGTACGAACTGCGCCGCCACCACCTCAAATATGGCGCCGCCTCGCTTTGTATCGGCGGCGGACAGGGCATCGCAGCCGTCATCGAGAACGTCGCGTAG
- a CDS encoding 3-hydroxybutyrate dehydrogenase, with product MTILEGKVAIVTGAASGIGLAIARDLAGRGARVTLSDIDVEHGSAEAAQLPGARFQKADMSRDEDCLRLVADTTAAEGKVDILVNNAGIQYVAPITEFPEEKWRLLIDIMLTAPFVLTKAVLPGMYAQHWGRIINISSVHGLRASAFKSAYVAAKHGLIGLTRVTALEGAEHGVTCNAICPSYVRTALVEKQIASQAKVHGIPESEVVEKIMVAEAPIHRLLEPDEVAKFVGYLCSDDASGITGSAMTIDCGWTAH from the coding sequence ATGACGATACTGGAAGGAAAAGTGGCTATTGTAACGGGCGCTGCCAGTGGCATTGGCCTGGCAATCGCGCGCGACCTGGCGGGACGTGGTGCCCGGGTAACACTGTCGGATATCGATGTAGAGCATGGAAGCGCCGAGGCAGCTCAACTGCCGGGAGCGCGTTTTCAGAAAGCCGATATGTCCAGGGATGAGGATTGCCTGCGATTGGTAGCGGATACTACTGCTGCCGAGGGCAAGGTCGATATCCTGGTCAATAACGCGGGCATCCAATACGTTGCGCCGATTACGGAGTTTCCCGAGGAGAAGTGGCGGCTGCTTATCGATATCATGCTGACGGCGCCGTTCGTGCTGACGAAGGCCGTGTTGCCGGGGATGTACGCGCAGCATTGGGGGCGGATCATCAATATCTCCTCGGTTCACGGGCTGAGAGCTTCAGCTTTCAAATCTGCATACGTGGCCGCCAAGCATGGCCTGATCGGCTTGACGCGGGTGACGGCGCTTGAGGGTGCGGAACATGGCGTGACGTGCAATGCGATCTGCCCCTCTTATGTGCGAACCGCGCTGGTGGAGAAACAGATTGCTTCGCAGGCAAAGGTACATGGCATTCCAGAATCCGAAGTGGTTGAGAAGATTATGGTGGCCGAAGCGCCTATTCATCGCCTGCTGGAGCCGGACGAGGTTGCGAAGTTCGTGGGTTACCTCTGCTCCGATGATGCGAGTGGCATAACGGGCAGCGCAATGACGATAGATTGCGGGTGGACGGCTCATTGA
- a CDS encoding acetate uptake transporter, translated as MAQAIERTEVAAPAVANPAPLGLSAFALTTFVLSAANAQFIFHGDPIATGNIALGLAAFYGGLVQLIAGIQEFRNNNTFGATAFCSYGGFWLAVAVTLTPLFGGKSLVDLTAGAPASAADISAGAGMFFLGWTIFTGLMFLGTLRSNLALIGVFFLLFLTFLALTIGWFSGVPLPGTGALTWVNIGGWLGIITALIAWYTALAGVLASTKSAFQLPVFPMG; from the coding sequence ATGGCTCAAGCTATTGAACGTACCGAAGTCGCAGCTCCGGCCGTTGCTAACCCTGCTCCTCTTGGCCTTAGCGCCTTCGCACTTACTACTTTTGTCCTCAGTGCCGCCAATGCACAATTCATTTTCCACGGCGATCCGATTGCTACGGGGAACATTGCTCTCGGCCTGGCGGCTTTCTATGGCGGTCTTGTGCAACTTATCGCCGGTATCCAGGAGTTTAGAAATAACAATACCTTTGGCGCGACTGCCTTCTGCTCCTATGGGGGCTTCTGGCTTGCCGTCGCAGTTACGCTCACGCCATTATTCGGAGGCAAGAGCCTTGTCGACCTTACTGCTGGTGCGCCGGCATCTGCGGCCGATATCTCTGCTGGAGCTGGTATGTTCTTCCTGGGCTGGACCATCTTTACTGGATTGATGTTCCTCGGCACGTTGCGAAGTAACCTTGCTCTTATAGGCGTTTTCTTCCTCCTGTTCCTGACTTTCCTGGCGTTGACGATCGGCTGGTTTTCAGGCGTCCCACTTCCAGGAACTGGCGCTTTGACCTGGGTTAATATTGGTGGTTGGCTCGGCATTATCACTGCGCTTATTGCCTGGTACACGGCACTTGCCGGCGTGCTTGCTTCCACCAAGTCCGCTTTCCAGTTGCCAGTTTTCCCGATGGGCTAA